Below is a window of Lacrimispora xylanolytica DNA.
AGGAGCTGAGCTCCTGGATTACCGCTGGGGCAGATGGCTCCATTCAGGTGAATCAGGAAAAGGCTGCCGCCTACGTAAAGACCCTGGGAGACAAGTACGACACTGCCGGCAGGGGAAGAAATTTCCGTACCACAAGCGGAAGGGATTTAAGCTTATCCGGTGCTTATGGCTGGCAGATCAACCAGCCGGCTGAGGTTGGGGAGCTGATCGCTGCCATTCGCGGCGGACAAAGTATTACGAAGGAACCCAAGTACTTAAAAGCTGCCGCAGACCGGAACAATGACTGGGGTGGAACCTATGTAGAAGCGGATATGTCTGCCCAGCATGTTTACATGTACAAGGATGGAGCCCTAGTCTGGGACGCTCCCTGTGTCACTGGAAATGTATCAAAGAATTATACCACACCCGAAGGAATCTATACCTTATCTTATAAGCAGACGGACCGGATTCTTCGTGGAGATAAAAAGGCGGACGGGACCTATGAATATGAGAGTCATGTAGATTACTGGATGCCATTTAACGGTGGAATCGGTTTTCACGATGCCAACTGGAGAAGTAAGTTCGGCGGAGCTATTTATAAAAACAGCGGAAGTCATGGCTGTGTCAATCTGCCTCCCAAAAAGGCGAAAGACCTTTACAGTCTTGTTTATTCCGGAATACCGGTTATCTGCTTTTATTAAGAAAAAGAAAGGGATTGTCTTGTCACCTGGCAACAGATTGACAAGACAATCCCTTTGTGTTACATTGATGACATTAAATGGCAGAAAGGAGAAGACATTGATGTCAGAAATCATGCCGCATTTAAAGCTTTCCAAGGAACAGGCAGCCCCCTTTGCTCTTTTACCCGGAGACCCAAAACGGCTTGACCGGATTGCCCCCTATTTGGAGGATGTAAGGGAGCTGGCGTTTAACCGGGAATTTCGAAGCTTAAAGGGAAGCTTTCGGGGAGTTGAGGTGATGGCTGTATCCACTGGAATCGGTGGCGCTTCGGCGGCCATAGCGGTAGAAGAGCTTCACCGCATCGGAGTCAGGGCCATGATACGGATTGGAAGCTGTGGTGCTCTTAAAAAAGGCATTTCTCTGGGAGATTTAATCATAGCAAGTGGTGCCGTTCGTAACGACGGGACCTCCTCATCCTATGTAGATTCCGCTTACCCGGCAGTCCCTGACCCCCAGCTTTTTATGGCCTTAATGGAAAGCGCCAGAGAATCGAGAGTTCCCTGTCATGCAGGGATCATAAGAAGTCATGACAGCTTTTATATTGACGAAGAAAAGGAAATATGTGAGTACTGGTCAAAAAAGGGTGTCCTTGGCTCTGATATGGAAACTGCGGCGCTGTTTGTGACAGGAGGCTTACGGGGAGTAAAAACTGCTTCCATCCTGAATACCGTAGTCCAGTATGAGGAATCCTTAGAAGAGAACATAAACCTTTATACCGGCGGTGAATCAGCTATGATGAGGGGAGAACAAGCAGAGATTCTTACGGCACTTCAAGCATTTGTTCGGATCAGTCAGAACCAGGAAGGGAGAATATGAAAATGAAACAGTTATTTAAAACGAAATGGAATGCAGCCTGCTTTGTGCTGATTCCAGCCTGTATTGGTATCAATTATCTGGGAAAATTATTTGCTTCTGTTTTAAAGCTGCCACTTTGGCTGGATTCCATTGGAACCTGCATTGGCGGAATTCTTGGAGGGCCTGTAATCGGGGGGATCTGCGGAGCTGCCAACAATCTGATCTTTGGTTTTACCACCGGGGATTCCATTACTCTTGTATATGCCTTAACAAGTCTTGGGATCGGCGCGGCAGCAGGAATCATGGCAAGACTGGGCCATATGAAATCATTGGGGGGTGCCTTATTCACAGCCTGCGTCACAGGCTTGACAGCCGTTGTTATTTCCACCCCTTTAAACATTATCTTCTGGGGAGGAACCACCGGAAATATCTGGGGAGATGCAGTGTTTGCATGGTCACAGGCTTCTGGGCTTCCAGTTTTCTTAGGCTCATTTTTAGATGAAGTGGTGGTAGATGTTCCAGACAAGTTTATTACTCTTTTGATCGTGTTTGCCATTGTGAAAGGACTTCCCAGGAAACTTACCTCACTGTATGACATTGATGATGAAGTTGTAAGCCTGGATTAGAGAAAAAGGCGGTTAATTATGAAAAGCATCAGTCTTTATGTGGATCAGGATACCTTTTTAACCAGACTCCATTCCTTTTCCAAGTTATTTTACATTGCAGCAGCCATTGCCATTCCTCTCATCGGAGGCGGTTTCCGTTTATATGTCCTTAGCCTGGGATTAAGCTTTTGTCTGATTGCAGCAGGAAAAATCGGAAGAAGAATTCTGCCTCTCATCGCGTTTTCATTTACCATTATTCTTACGGTATTTTTGATTCACGGACTCTTTAATCAGAAAAATGAACAGATCCTTTTTACTCTGGGACCTCTCGTCTTTTACAGGGAAGGGCTTTTATATGCACTTAAGATAGGGCTTAATATCTTAAATATGCTCCTTGCCTTTGCGGTCCTTGTGCTGACGACCAGACCAGCAGTCCTTGTGGATGATTTAGAACAGGCTGGATTTTCTCCCAGATTCGGCTATATGATCTGTTCTGTGTTTCAGATTATCCCTCAGATGATGGGAACCATGAATACCATACTGGATGCCCAAAGAAGCAGGGGCATGGAGACAGAAGGCAATATACTGGTAAGAGCCAGGGCATTTCTTCCCCTCATTTCTCCAGTGGTAAACAGTTCATTAATCAATACCAGAGAAAGGGCCATTGCCTTAGAAGTCCGTGGATTTGATTCCAAAGAGAAAAAGACCTTTTTACAGGATCGTAAATTACGGGGAGAAGATAAGAGATTTATAGCCATGATGGCGGTTCTTCTCTTTGCAGCTCTCATATGGAGGATACGTGTATGGCTCTGATTGAGGTGAAACAGTTAAAGTACCGCTATCCCCATACGGACAAGCTGGCTCTTGACGGAATTGATTTTACTGTGGAAAAAGGGCAGTTTATTGGAATCATCGGGGAAAATAAGGCAGGGAAGAGCACTCTATGTCAGGCTTTTGTGGGACTGGTGCCCTCCATGTTTCGGGGAGCCTATGGCGGAACGCTCATGATTCATGGTATGGAGGCGGCTAAAACACCGGTAGCTAAACTTTGCCGTCATGTGGGGCTGGTGTTTCAAAATCCGTTTAACCAGTTATCAGGAGCCAAGGAAACGGTGTTTGAGGAGGTTGCCTTTGGCCTTCAAAATCTGGGGATTCCCAGAGAGGAAATCATAAGACGGGTGGAGGATAATCTTTCCCGCCTGGACATTTTAGACTATAAAAACAGGAACCCATTTGACTTATCCGGAGGTCAGACCCAGAGAGTGGCAATCGCAAGCATACTGGCCATGGAGCCAAAAGTCATTGTTCTTGACGAACCAACCTCTCAGCTTGACCCTCAGGGAAGCGAAGAGGTCTTTCAGGTGGTAGAGGCCTTAAAACAATCCGGCATCACCATACTGATGGTAGAACACAAGATGGAAAAGCTGGCAGAATACTGTGATAAGATCCTTCTTTTGCACCAGGGAAGACAGATTGCCTATGATACACCGGAACGTATTTTTTCCAGAGCGGATTTAGAACAGTATGGAGTGGAACCACCGGTCTATACAAAGGTGTGTGAGAAACTTGAAATCTACAGGGAATCAGGGGATCAAAAAGAGTATCCGGTTACCTTATCACAAACCGTGGAGAAAAAGGACAGCTTTCCAAAAACTCTTTCCGGCAGAGAAATAGAAAAACAAGGGACTTTATGGGAAGAAGAGGTCTCAAAGGAACAAGAAGTGCTTTTTGAAATTCAGGATCTGGAGTTTGGCTATACCTCACAAAAGCTGGTGATCCATAGCCTGTCTCTCAAATTATCAAAACAGCCCACAGCCATCATCGGTCAAAATGGTGCGGGTAAAACCACCTTAGTGAGGCTTTTGAAAGGATTGCTAAAGCCGGGTGACGGCCAGATCCTTTTAAACGGAGAAGATATTTCGGAAAAAACTGTTGCAAAGCTGGCGGGAGTGGTGGGCTATGTGTTCCAGAACCCTGATGATCAGATTTTCAAAAACAAGGTAATCGATGAGGTAATGGTAGGGCCTCTTCATATTGGCATGAGCCGGGAAGAAGCTGGAAAAAGGGCCAGAGAGGCCCTTTCCATGGTCGATATGACGAAATGGGAGCAGGAAAATCCTTATGATCTGGATCTTTCAGAACGTAAGATGGTGGCCATTGCTTCTGTCATTGCCATGGAGCCAAAGGTGCTGATTTTAGATGAGCCAACCATTGCTCAGGATATAAAAGGACGTAAGCTTTTGGGCTCAATCATAAAAAAGCTCAGTGACAAGGGAGTATTTGTCCTGGCGATTCTTCATGATATGGACTTTGTAGCAGAATACTTTGACCGGGTCATTGTCATGGCTCATGGAAAGGTGCTGGCAGACGGACCAAAAGAAGCTGTTTTCTATGATAAGGACAGCTTAAGTACGGCAAGACTTGAACAGCCTCATATGACAAGGCTGTGTGAGGCATTGGGATACCAGGGGATATTTTTAACAGCAGACGATATCAAAGATAAAGGCAGGGATTAATAAAAATTGGATGGAATGGAACGCAGACAAAAAATAATACAAATCTTAAGCCAGGAGGACATGCCCGTTTCCGGTACAGAGCTTGCAAAACGGCTGGGAGTGAGCCGGCAGGTCATTGTTCAGGATGTGGCCCTGATGCGGGCGGAGCAGACGGAGATTCTTTCCACGAACAAAGGATATGTACTTCGCCGCCAGCCAGGAAAAGAGGAGGAAAGCTTTGTAAGAGTCTTTCGGTCCACACACAGAACAGAAGATACCTTAAGTGAGCTTCAGACCATTGTGGATTATGGCGGCAGGCTTCTTGACGTGTCCATCGAGCATGAGGTCTACGGTGAGATCCATGTGGATTTAATCATTAATAACCGGTTGGATGCAGAGGAATTTGTAGAAGCCCTGGAGACATCGAAGGACCAGCCTTTAAAGGCGCTTACCAATGGCTGCCATTACCACACGGTGGCGGCGGATTCCATAAAGAATTTAGACAGAATTCAACAGGAATTAAAGAATAAAGGCTTTCTGGTGGAAGAATAAGGCACGTAAAATACCTGGCTCTTAAAAGAAGTATGAATGAGAGCCAGGTATTTTTCATATGTTTATTCCGAGCAAAAAACTATGACAGACTGTGGCGTGGTCTGAGCCGGTATGCTGCGGGTGGTAAATAAGTAAAGAACAAGAAGGTAGTGGCCTCCCGGATTGTAAAAAAAGGTTTGCCCATTGGGCAGAAGCACGTTGGTAGAATCGGAGATATTAAGCTTTAAAGTCTCGTCGGTATTAAGCAGGTCCTCGTTAAAATAATCAAACATAGCCTGAAATCCATCTTCATTTTTTGCAAGCATCACTGCAGTGAATTGTGGCGGATAGATTAAGGGAACAGGAGCGCTGGTATCATAAATAGCAATGATGGGATCTCCTTCTTTAAAGGTATGCTGGCCCAAGACATAAGTATTGGGATTAACGACAAAATTCACCTGACCGAGGCTTTGGCTCATAACAGAGATCAGAATAGAACAGCTATGGTCCAGAGCCGAGGTTTTTAATGGAGTAATGGAACTGATGGTTCCATAAACAGGAGTATAACGGGTCATGAACAAGATTTCCTTTGGAACATTCTTAGTTTCATTTTATGAAGAGCAATTCCTCTCTGTGAAAAATCTTAATAACTCTTTCCTGGAAATCGTAATAAAAACGTCAAGAAATATACCATAAATATTTAGACATATTTCGCGTTTATCCGTTATAATTGATTCTGAACGAAAAGGATAGCAAAGAGGTAGGAAATAAATGGAAAAACATGAACAGCGCAGCAGAAAGAAGAAGTCCTTAGGAGTATCGGGGCTGGCATTAGTTGGAGGCGGAATTATGGCAGCAGCGCTGATTGCTGCTTTTGCATACATACAGGTTGGCAGATCATATCAAAAGGTGTTTTTCCCTAAAACCGTTATCAATGGAATGGACGTTTCAAAAAAATCAGTGATGGAAGTCAAAAAGATGATTGCTTTGACCATTGATGATTATAAGCTTACCTTACAGGAACGGGGAGGAACCACGGAAGAGATTAAAGGCATGGATATCGGTCTGGAAGCCGTATTCGATGGAAAGCTGGAATCTTTGCTGGGAGAACAAAAGCCCCTTTCCTGGGCAAAACACTTAAGGAAGCCCCAGTCATTTGAAATCGGAACCATGATTCAGTATGACCAGAATAAATTTGATACTGTGGTAAACGGATTATCCTGCTTAAAGATAGACGAAGAGGATAAGGCTCAGAACGCATCAATTTCTGATTACGTCTCTGGTCAGGGTTACCAGATTAAGCCGGCCAAGGATGGCAAAGAATTAAACCCGGAAAAGTTGAAGTCAGAGATATCAAATGCAGTTATGGATTTAAAGCCGGAGCTTAATTTAGACGAGGTGGGAGCTTATATCTCTCCTAAGGTGCCGACCAATGATCCAGGGCTTGTAAGCAAGGTTCAGACCATGAATAAGTATGTCAACACCACGATTACATATAACTTCGGCGATGAGAAAAAGGTACTAAGCGGAGATACCATCTCCAAATGGGTCAAAACCGATGACAGCGGCCAGGTTTATTTAGACAGTAAATCCGTCAGTGATTATGTAAAAGAACTGGCAAGTACCTATGATACGGCCTACAAGGCCAAGAATTTCACCACTTCCACCGGACAGAATGTGAAAATTACCGGAGGAAGCTATGGCTTTAAAATCAATCAGAGTGCTGAGGCAGACGAGTTGGCAGAGCTGATCCGTACCGGTAACAGTCAGGTAAGAGAGCCTGTTTATAAACAGAGGGGCGCCAGCAGAGGCGCTAAGGATTATGGGAATACATATGTGGAGATCAACTTGACGGCTCAGCATATCTACTATTATAAAGACGGCAAGCTAATTGTGGAATCTGATTTCGTATCAGGCAATGAATCCAAGGGCTGGTCTACTCCAGCAGGAGCTTACGCCCTTACTTATAAAGAACGCAATGCCACACTTAAGGGAGAGAATTACAGAACTCCTGTGGATTACTGGATGCCATTTAACGGCAATATCGGTCTTCACGATGCCAAATGGCGGAGCACCTTTGGAGGTTCTATCTATAAGACCAGCGGCTCTCATGGCTGTATCAATCTTCCTCCAGCCGTTGCAAAGACCATTTTTGAGAACATAGGTGCAGGAATTCCGGTCCTTTGTTATCATCTGCCAGGAACCGAGTCTCTGACTACTTCCAATGGAACCGGAAAAAAGGAAGAGACAAAAGGCGCCCAGCAGCCAACGACTCAGGCAGGTACCCAGCCAACCACCCAGGCAGCTACTCAGCCAGCCACACAACCAACCACCGCAGCACCTACGACAGCAGCGCCAACAACAGCAGCTCCGACTACGGCTCCGGCGGCAACCACCCCAACCACAGTTTCAGCCCATCCTTCCTTTGACCAGGAGGCAGGGCCTGGCGCATCGAAAAGTACGGGAAAGAATAAGTCCGGACCTGGGATGTAGGGGAAAGGAATCTAATAATAAAATCAGAGGCAGTCTCCGGATATTTAATAGGAGGCTGCCTCTTTTTGCTGTAATAAAGAATACTGCCTCCTGTCTTCCCTTCGTCTCCTTCCCTTATGAACTTTACTTGACAAGTATATCAGACTGATATAATATAAAATATATCAATCTGATATAGTAGGAGGAGCGTATGTCTAATATACTGTTTGTTAATGGCAATCTTCATGGTCATGTAAATCCAACCCTGCCTTTGGTAGAAGAACTTGTGAACCGAGGAGATAAGGTATGGTACTTTGGAGCTGATTCTTTCCGTAATTCCTTGTCGGAGGCTGGGGCTATCTGCATAAATGGAGGTGAGGAACTGGAGGAATTTTATAAGGGATACCGTCCCACGGGAAATCACCCGTTTTTCACCATACTGGAATATATGATCCGCCTTGATGAGATACTGATTCCGATGATTTTAGAGGTCTGGAAGGAGAGGACCTTTGACTGTCTGATATGTGACAGCGTTCTGGGAGCCGGCCAGTTTTTGAGAGGAATTCTTAGCGTGCCTGTGATTGGTTCTGTCTCCTCCTTTGCCTTAAGCAGCCTTCCCATTCCTGACAGCATGTTAGAGCGGGGGACCCATCCCCAGCTTGATGAGTTTTACCGCAGACTTCATGAGCTTTGCTCTTCCTATCAATTGCCGGTTCCTGATCCTCTGTCCTTTTTTCAAAATCAGGGGGACTTAAATATGGTTTATACTTCAAAGGCATTTAACCCAGGCAGCCAGCTCCTTGACGATTCCTACCGGTTTGTAAGCCCAATGCTCCGGGAGGAGGACATGGGAGATTTCCCAATAGAACAGCTTCAGGATAAGAAGGTGATTTACATTTCCCTTGGGACCATAAACAATCAGATATCGGAATTTTATGAAATGTGCATGGAAGCCTTTAAAGACTTTGATGGTGTAGTGGTTCTTTCTGTGGGAAAAAAGTGTCAGATATCTGATTTTACTCATATCCCAGCCAATTTCATGGTAAGGCCATATGTGCCTCAGCTGGAGGTCTTAAAGCATGCCAGCTTGTTTCTTACCCACAGCGGCTTAAACAGCGTCAAAGAGGCCATTCTAAGCGTTGTACCCATGCTCCTGTTCCCCATGGTCAATGACCAGTTCCTGGTGGCGAAACAGGTGGAATCCATGGGCTGCGGAATCAGGATGATATGGAAGGAAGCAACTTCTTCCATTATAAAAGAAAAGGCCTGGGAGGTCATGAATGAGCCAAATTATGAGAAAGCCTGTCAGAAGCTTCGTCTTGAGTTTGAGAAAACAGGAGGTATGAAACAGGCAGCAGATGAGATTCATAAGCTGCTTGCAGAATGGAAGGAGAAAAAAGATGTCAGTGAAGAATAAAACACGCTACGCTATTTTAGGTGTCTTAAATAGTTCCCCCTGTACTGGCTATGATATTAAGAAATACTGCGACCGGATCATCGCCCATTTCTGGAATGAGAATTACGGCCATATCTATCCGGTGCTCAAAGCGCTGCAGGAGGAAGGTCTCATAGAGCGGGTGGAAGAGGAGACGAATGACAGGAAAAAGAAGTATGCCATAACCGGAAAAGGCAGAGAGGAATTCTTAAGCTGGCTAAAAGAACCGGCCCATTATCAGCCTGCCAGATCGGAGTTTCTGTTAAAGCTATCCTTCTCCAAGGATCTTCATAAAGATGAGATCAGGAGCATGATTTTAAAATACAAAGAAGATTACGTGAAAAAACTCGATGGATATGGTAAAATGGAAGAATATATGAAACAAAAGGAAGGGGCTCTGGAAACACAGCAGGGATTCTTCCTATATGCCCCCCTAAGATATGGAATCCGTTCTGCAGAGTCTGCCATCGCATGGTGCGATGAGATGCTGAACGAAATTGATTTACTGAAATAAGGAGAAGGCCATGCTAAAAAAAGAGACATTCGTGCCCATACAGTTTTTTAAAAAAGAAGCGTACACCGGAAGCATGATGGGAATGCGCTACCGGATCAAAAAAGAAGAAGAGGGACTGGAAGCTACGGTATACCCGGAACCTTACTGTTATGAGGCAACTCCTGACGAACAAAAAACAAAAGAAGTCTTTCCATTTTCGGAAGAAGGACGGGAACAGGCCGTGGACTGGATCAACCAGCAGTATGAAGAGAAAATAGAAATATGGGAATCCGCCAGAAGAAAGTAAAAATGAGCAAATCCCTGTTCTTTTCCCCCTTTTCTAAATGGATGAAGTATGGTATGATAATGTATTATTGGAAATACTGACATGGAGGAAGAGAGATGGAAGATAACAAAGAAGAAATTGTTTCTAAAAACTTTATTGAACAGGAGATAGACAAGGATCTTTCCGAAGGAGTTTATAATCACGTGCAAACGAGATTTCCTCCGGAACCAAACGGTTATCTGCATATTGGACATGCAAAGTCTATATTGCTTAACTATGGCCTGGCTCAGAAGTATGGTGGAAAATTCAACCTCCGTTTTGATGATACAAACCCGACAAAAGAGAAGACAGAATTCGTGGAATCCATTATGGAAGACGTAAAGTGGCTGGGAGCTGACTTTTCAGACCGCCTTTTCTTTGCTTCCAATTATTTTCAGGAAATGTATGACTGTGCCGTTCTTTTAATTAAAAAAGGAAAAGCATTTGTCTGTGATTTAACTGCGGAGGAAATCAGAGAATACCGCGGTGATTTCAAAACTCCGGGAAAAGAGAGTCCATACAGAAACCGAAGTGTGGAAGAAAACTTAAAGCTGTTTGAAGAGATGAAGGCTGGAATATACAAGGACGGAGAAAAGGTGCTCCGTGCGAAGATTGATATGGCTTCTCCAAACATTAACATGCGTGATCCGGTTATTTACCGTGTGGCCCGCATGACCCATCATAATACCGGAGATGCATGGTGCATTTATCCCATGTATGATTTTGCCCACCCCATTGAGGACGCTATTGAAAACATTACTCATTCTATCTGTACGCTGGAATTTGAAGACCACAGACCTCTTTATGACTGGGTGGTTAAGGAATGTGAATATCCAAATCCTCCCCGTCAGATCGAATTTGCAAAGCTTTATCTTACCAATGTAATAACCGGTAAGCGGTATATAAAGAAGCTGGTTGAGGATAACGTTGTAGATGGATGGGATGATCCTCGTCTTGTTTCTATTGCAGCTTTAAGAAGAAGAGGCTATACTCCGGAAGCACTTCGTATGTTCGTGGATTTAGTAGGTGTTTCAAAAGCCAACAGTTCCGTGGATTATGCCATGCTTGAATATTGTATCCGGGAAGATTTAAAGCTGAAAAAACCAAGAGTGATGGCTATTTTAGATCCCATTAAGCTTATCATTGATAATTATCCGGAAGATACCATTGAGTATCTGGATGCTCCCAATAACCTGGAAAATCCAGAGCTTGGAGAGAGAAAGATACCGTTTGGCAAGGAGCTTTATATTGAACGGGAAGACTTTATGGAAGAGCCTGTGAAAAAGTATTTCCGCCTTTTCCCTGGCAATGAAGTTCGCCTTATGAATGCTTACTTTGTGACCTGTACAAGCTGTGAAAAAGATGCAGATGGCAATGTAACCGTCGTACACTGTACCTATGATCCTGAGACAAGAAGCGGTTCCGGCTTTGAAGGAAGAAAGGTAAAGGGCACCATTCACTGGGTGGCAGCAAAAACGGCTGAAGTGGCAGAATGCCGTCTGTATGAAAACATTGTGGATGAGGAAAAAGGGAAATTAAACGAAGACGGAAGCTTAAACTTAAATCCCAACTCTCTGACCATTATAAAGAACTGTTTTGTGGAACCTGAGCTTGCAAAAGCAAGAGCTTATGACAGCTTCCAGTTTGTTAGAAACGGATTTTTCTGCGTGGACTGTAAAGACAGTACACCAGAACATTTAGTATTTAACCGGATTGTATCCTTAAAGAGTTCCTTTAAAATAACAAAATAATGATGACAGGCTAGATGCCGGTCAAAGGAAGAAGTGCTGCATGACCGAGAAAAGAAAGGGCGTGTGGCATTTTTTCCTTTGGAAGCAGAAAGGAGACGATATCTTGGAGCTGATGATTCCTCTGAAAAATCAGGCTGGTCTTTCCTATTACAGCCAGATTTATACTTATATCAAAGAAGAGATTAAGAAAGGTAATCTAAAGCCGGCGACCCGTCTTCCTTCCACCAGATTATTGGCGGAGCATTTAAAGGTGAGCCGGAGCACCACCCAGATGGCATACGAACAATTGCTGTCAGAAGGCTATATTGAGGCAGTTCCCTATAAAGGCTATTACGTCTTAGAGATTGATGGTCTGGTGCATACCGGACAGGAGTTAAAAGAAAAGGGAGCTTCCCTGTTACAATCAGGCTTTCCTCATTCCATGACCGGGTCAGGCATTCTTGTGGATTTTTCACCAAGAGGAATTGATCTTGGTGCATTTCCTTTCAATACCTGGAGGAAAATATCGAAAAACACCCTGGTGGATGATAACAGAGAGATGTTTGTTACCGGGGATCCAAAAGGAGAGGCTGGTTTTCGGGAAGCCATCCGCACATATCTCCATTCTGCCCGAGGCGTGAACTGCCTGGCGGAGCAGATCATTGTTGGTGCAGGAAGCGAATACCTTCTTATGCTGCTGTCCCAGATTCTCTCCAGTGACCGGATTATAGCCATGGAAAATCCAACCTACAAACAGGCCTACCGGGTCTTTTACAGCTTAAACTATCAGGTAGTCCCTGTATTCATGGACCAGCAGGGGATGGATGTGAGACTTTTAGAGGAAAGCGGAGCCGATACCGCCTATGTTATGCCCTCCCACCAGTATCCAACGGGAATTGTCATGCCGGTGAAGCGCCGCCAGGAGCTGCTTTCCTGGGCCTGTAAAAAAGAAGGCAGATATTTAATTGAAGACGATTATGACAGTGAATTCCGCTATAAGGGACAGCCCATTCCAGCCTTACAGGGTATGGATCAAAAGGATAAGGTCATTTACATCGGGACCTTTTCTAAATCCATCGCACCCGCTATTCGGGTGAGCTACATGGTGCTTCCAAAATCTTTGCTGTCAGTTTACCGGGAAAAGGTTAGCTTTTATGCCTCCACGGTTTCCCGCATCGACCAGAATATTCTTTATCAGTTTATGGAGGAAGGCCATTATGAGCGTCATTTAAACCGGATGAGAGCCGTATATAAGGCAAAGCATGATGTTTTAATTGCAGGTCTTAAGCCATTTGAGGAGCAGTTTCTCATAAAGGGAGAATACGCAGGCCTTCATCTGCTGCTTACGGATTTAAAGGGACGGACCGAAGAAGAACTTATCAATCAGGCAGAACAGGCGGGGGTTAAGGTATATGGAATGTCAGGATACTTTATTCATGAGGAACATAATAACTACCCACCGACCATAGTACTGGGCTTTGCAAGCCTTAATGAAGAAGAGATCACCAGAGGCCTAGATCTTCTTAAAAAGGCCTGGAGGGTGGAAGAATAGAGGGAGGGATGCTGTGAATCATAAATGGAACGAAATAAAAAAACAGGATAATATCCGGGTACTGGCTGCCATCGGACTGACCGCTCTTTTGTTATTTCTCTTATCCGTGGCAGGTACTCTTCAAAATGGGAAACCGGCCCCGGCCCCAGTCCCGGCCCAGAAAGAGGCTCCTGTGGCAAAGGCGAAAACCGGCGGAGAATCGGTGCCTGATAAGACAGAAGTCCCCCTTACGGAGGCGGATAAAGAGTTTTTAAATAGTCTTACTTTATATTTTGATAGCGGGGATTTGGAAGGAGCAGCCAGGCTGATAGACAGCTATCCGCTTAGCTGGACAGAATTTCCTATCATGTATGATGGAACTGCTTTATCAAAGGAGATGACTGGAACAAAAGGCATGGTGTTTTTAAAGAGGACCACTGTTTTTTATGGAGAATTTGCGGGAGGGCTTCCACAGGGAAAGTGTACGGCTCTCCAGGTGATTACTCTTGACGAAGGAAAGCGGTACGATTACTCTTACGGTACCTGGTCTCAGGGAAGAATGAACGGAAGCGGTGCAAGCGGCTATAATTATTATGACGGAGCAATGGGAGATATTAATAAGAAGAGTGCAAAAGAAGGAAATTTTAAAGACGATCTCATGGAGGGGGAAGTGATATATACCACCACCAATGCTTCTGGTGAGACTGCCAAATGGGATTTTCAGACGGCTGATGGTGTGATTGTGCCAGATGACCGCTGGATACAGGAACAT
It encodes the following:
- a CDS encoding L,D-transpeptidase family protein; protein product: MEKHEQRSRKKKSLGVSGLALVGGGIMAAALIAAFAYIQVGRSYQKVFFPKTVINGMDVSKKSVMEVKKMIALTIDDYKLTLQERGGTTEEIKGMDIGLEAVFDGKLESLLGEQKPLSWAKHLRKPQSFEIGTMIQYDQNKFDTVVNGLSCLKIDEEDKAQNASISDYVSGQGYQIKPAKDGKELNPEKLKSEISNAVMDLKPELNLDEVGAYISPKVPTNDPGLVSKVQTMNKYVNTTITYNFGDEKKVLSGDTISKWVKTDDSGQVYLDSKSVSDYVKELASTYDTAYKAKNFTTSTGQNVKITGGSYGFKINQSAEADELAELIRTGNSQVREPVYKQRGASRGAKDYGNTYVEINLTAQHIYYYKDGKLIVESDFVSGNESKGWSTPAGAYALTYKERNATLKGENYRTPVDYWMPFNGNIGLHDAKWRSTFGGSIYKTSGSHGCINLPPAVAKTIFENIGAGIPVLCYHLPGTESLTTSNGTGKKEETKGAQQPTTQAGTQPTTQAATQPATQPTTAAPTTAAPTTAAPTTAPAATTPTTVSAHPSFDQEAGPGASKSTGKNKSGPGM
- a CDS encoding transcription repressor NadR, which codes for MERRQKIIQILSQEDMPVSGTELAKRLGVSRQVIVQDVALMRAEQTEILSTNKGYVLRRQPGKEEESFVRVFRSTHRTEDTLSELQTIVDYGGRLLDVSIEHEVYGEIHVDLIINNRLDAEEFVEALETSKDQPLKALTNGCHYHTVAADSIKNLDRIQQELKNKGFLVEE
- a CDS encoding nucleoside phosphorylase, coding for MSEIMPHLKLSKEQAAPFALLPGDPKRLDRIAPYLEDVRELAFNREFRSLKGSFRGVEVMAVSTGIGGASAAIAVEELHRIGVRAMIRIGSCGALKKGISLGDLIIASGAVRNDGTSSSYVDSAYPAVPDPQLFMALMESARESRVPCHAGIIRSHDSFYIDEEKEICEYWSKKGVLGSDMETAALFVTGGLRGVKTASILNTVVQYEESLEENINLYTGGESAMMRGEQAEILTALQAFVRISQNQEGRI
- a CDS encoding energy-coupling factor transporter transmembrane component T family protein, whose product is MKSISLYVDQDTFLTRLHSFSKLFYIAAAIAIPLIGGGFRLYVLSLGLSFCLIAAGKIGRRILPLIAFSFTIILTVFLIHGLFNQKNEQILFTLGPLVFYREGLLYALKIGLNILNMLLAFAVLVLTTRPAVLVDDLEQAGFSPRFGYMICSVFQIIPQMMGTMNTILDAQRSRGMETEGNILVRARAFLPLISPVVNSSLINTRERAIALEVRGFDSKEKKTFLQDRKLRGEDKRFIAMMAVLLFAALIWRIRVWL
- a CDS encoding ABC transporter ATP-binding protein, which codes for MALIEVKQLKYRYPHTDKLALDGIDFTVEKGQFIGIIGENKAGKSTLCQAFVGLVPSMFRGAYGGTLMIHGMEAAKTPVAKLCRHVGLVFQNPFNQLSGAKETVFEEVAFGLQNLGIPREEIIRRVEDNLSRLDILDYKNRNPFDLSGGQTQRVAIASILAMEPKVIVLDEPTSQLDPQGSEEVFQVVEALKQSGITILMVEHKMEKLAEYCDKILLLHQGRQIAYDTPERIFSRADLEQYGVEPPVYTKVCEKLEIYRESGDQKEYPVTLSQTVEKKDSFPKTLSGREIEKQGTLWEEEVSKEQEVLFEIQDLEFGYTSQKLVIHSLSLKLSKQPTAIIGQNGAGKTTLVRLLKGLLKPGDGQILLNGEDISEKTVAKLAGVVGYVFQNPDDQIFKNKVIDEVMVGPLHIGMSREEAGKRAREALSMVDMTKWEQENPYDLDLSERKMVAIASVIAMEPKVLILDEPTIAQDIKGRKLLGSIIKKLSDKGVFVLAILHDMDFVAEYFDRVIVMAHGKVLADGPKEAVFYDKDSLSTARLEQPHMTRLCEALGYQGIFLTADDIKDKGRD